Proteins from one Desulfonema limicola genomic window:
- a CDS encoding PKD domain-containing protein, whose amino-acid sequence MKIIIKILVPGILKKCFLYLTLISALIGYVTEAESSSLAINLDPENISGRNPDYTASFKEGDLPVNITAPSAVIEDNEGMGINYLTITIKNPQPGDILTADTSGTNIIFQYNQNSLVLTGMNPGGMDSAEQYQKVLQTVRFNNPGTNPDTTMRIIEFTAFSGQNNDNTASNTAACFLTIISVNSPPVNTIPGSQMTPVNIVLIFSSNNGNRISVSDEEAEAGEIQVSLTIDRGSLILAGDSGSRITGNNTIAVVLTGAVEQVNSELDGLKYEPEPGWSGKVYLNIETSDLGYSGMPGPLTDNDIIEITVGVTTEPNQEPDAVFNEGETVILDAFDQTGEMKTYEWYQISGPGVFLSDKNIASPAFTAPIVSFQGAELIFELKSENNEGMKFTTRVIIKINDNGIIGFPEDVLTFRPAAQAEMGIKIIKGELISIKGINPDEIENTENRPENLIYGLINIQVKVLTPEDQGAVAEIYFSEPADNEYKWFGFHEDSGWSDYGENSVFSDDRRHVTLYLNDYMDNGIINNTSGLGKPSTGSGAGDSGGGCFIRISDLKNNLNPF is encoded by the coding sequence ATGAAAATTATAATAAAAATATTGGTTCCAGGCATTTTAAAAAAATGCTTTTTATACCTGACATTAATCAGCGCATTAATTGGATATGTTACTGAAGCTGAAAGCAGTTCCCTGGCAATAAATCTTGATCCTGAAAATATCAGTGGAAGAAACCCTGATTATACTGCCAGTTTTAAAGAAGGAGACCTGCCTGTAAATATCACTGCTCCCAGTGCTGTTATTGAGGATAATGAAGGCATGGGTATTAATTATCTTACCATTACCATAAAAAACCCCCAGCCCGGCGATATATTGACAGCAGATACCAGCGGAACCAATATTATTTTTCAATATAATCAAAACAGCCTGGTATTAACAGGCATGAATCCCGGGGGCATGGATTCAGCAGAACAATATCAAAAGGTATTGCAGACAGTACGATTTAACAATCCTGGTACAAATCCTGATACAACCATGAGAATCATAGAGTTTACAGCATTTTCAGGACAAAACAATGACAATACTGCAAGCAATACAGCAGCATGCTTTTTGACAATTATTTCAGTTAATTCTCCTCCTGTAAACACAATTCCAGGCTCACAGATGACACCTGTAAATATTGTATTGATATTTAGCAGCAATAATGGAAACAGGATATCTGTAAGTGATGAAGAAGCAGAGGCTGGAGAGATTCAGGTATCTTTGACTATTGACCGAGGCAGTTTAATCCTGGCCGGAGATTCAGGTTCAAGGATAACAGGCAATAACACAATAGCTGTTGTGCTTACCGGTGCCGTTGAACAGGTAAATTCTGAACTTGATGGATTAAAATATGAACCTGAACCAGGCTGGTCTGGAAAGGTTTACCTTAATATTGAAACCAGTGACCTGGGATATTCAGGTATGCCAGGACCTTTGACTGATAATGATATTATTGAAATAACCGTAGGGGTTACAACAGAGCCGAACCAGGAGCCTGACGCAGTTTTTAATGAAGGGGAAACCGTTATTTTAGATGCTTTTGATCAAACCGGCGAAATGAAAACTTATGAATGGTACCAGATTTCAGGGCCAGGGGTTTTTTTATCAGATAAAAATATTGCCAGCCCGGCCTTTACAGCTCCCATAGTTAGTTTTCAGGGAGCTGAACTTATATTTGAGCTTAAATCTGAAAATAATGAAGGTATGAAATTTACAACCAGGGTTATTATTAAAATAAATGATAATGGAATTATCGGTTTTCCTGAAGATGTTCTAACATTCAGACCCGCAGCCCAAGCTGAAATGGGTATTAAAATCATAAAAGGTGAACTTATCAGCATCAAGGGCATTAATCCTGATGAAATTGAGAATACTGAAAACAGGCCTGAGAACCTGATTTACGGCCTTATAAATATTCAAGTCAAGGTTCTGACTCCAGAAGATCAGGGCGCAGTTGCAGAAATTTATTTTTCTGAACCTGCTGACAATGAATACAAATGGTTTGGATTTCATGAAGATTCAGGATGGTCGGACTATGGAGAAAACTCTGTATTCAGTGATGACAGGCGGCATGTAACACTATATTTAAACGATTATATGGACAATGGTATTATAAACAATACCTCAGGACTTGGAAAACCATCAACAGGAAGCGGCGCTGGAGACAGCGGGGGAGGATGTTTTATTCGTATATCTGACCTGAAAAACAACTTGAATCCTTTTTAA
- a CDS encoding YhdH/YhfP family quinone oxidoreductase, with translation MENKKFKAMLVEETGERIFSRKITQRSLDELPQGEVLVKVLNSSLNYKDALSASGNKGVTRKFPHTPGIDAAGIVEQSVISDFKPGDKVIVTSYDLGMNTPGGFGEYIRVPGAWVVKLPDNLSIKESMVYGTAGFTAGMSVWYLSQIVKPDKGDILVTGATGGVGSLAVAILSKCGYSVTAVTGKMSEKQFLFDLGAKAVIDRNQASDTSGKPLLKARWAGVVDTVGGDILASAVKSTDQYGVVTCCGNAASPDLPLNVFPFILRGVSLIGIDSQNCPMDTRVQIWEKLAGDWKLSDMDSISKTISLDELDQNIELILKGQQKGRVVVDLAL, from the coding sequence ATGGAAAACAAAAAATTTAAAGCAATGCTTGTTGAAGAAACCGGGGAAAGGATATTTTCCCGTAAAATAACCCAGAGAAGTCTGGATGAACTGCCTCAGGGAGAAGTTCTGGTAAAGGTTTTAAACTCTTCTCTAAATTATAAGGATGCACTTTCAGCATCAGGCAATAAAGGGGTTACAAGAAAATTTCCACATACGCCTGGAATTGATGCGGCTGGTATTGTTGAACAAAGTGTTATCAGTGATTTTAAGCCTGGAGATAAGGTTATTGTTACAAGCTATGATCTGGGAATGAATACCCCGGGAGGTTTTGGGGAGTATATCCGGGTTCCTGGTGCATGGGTTGTTAAACTTCCTGACAATCTCAGTATAAAGGAAAGCATGGTTTACGGCACTGCCGGATTTACAGCAGGCATGTCTGTCTGGTATCTCAGCCAGATTGTGAAACCAGATAAAGGAGATATTCTTGTAACAGGTGCAACAGGAGGGGTTGGGAGTCTGGCTGTTGCCATACTTTCCAAATGCGGTTATTCTGTAACTGCAGTAACAGGCAAAATGTCTGAAAAGCAGTTTCTGTTTGATCTGGGAGCTAAAGCTGTTATTGACCGAAATCAGGCTTCAGATACCAGCGGCAAACCCCTGCTCAAGGCCAGGTGGGCAGGAGTGGTTGATACTGTTGGAGGTGATATCCTGGCATCTGCAGTCAAGTCAACAGATCAGTATGGAGTTGTTACATGCTGCGGCAATGCTGCTTCTCCTGATCTTCCTTTAAATGTATTTCCTTTTATATTAAGAGGGGTTTCTCTGATTGGAATTGATTCCCAAAACTGCCCCATGGATACCCGGGTTCAAATATGGGAAAAACTTGCCGGAGACTGGAAACTTTCTGATATGGATTCAATATCCAAAACTATTTCCCTTGATGAACTCGATCAAAATATTGAACTGATTTTAAAAGGACAACAAAAGGGCAGGGTTGTTGTTGATCTGGCATTATAA
- a CDS encoding branched-chain amino acid ABC transporter substrate-binding protein: MKKCFMIALALCFMLSGLALAADTVKIGLMAPLTGKWANEGQEMKQVVDLLAEELNAAGGLLGKKVEVISEDDAGDPRQGALAAQRLSTQGISSVIGTYGSSTAEAAQNIYDENDMIQIVNASTAVRLSEKGLELFFRSCPRDDEQGIVAAKTLIAKGYKNIALLHDNTSYAKGLATEVNHELKTMGINPVFFDALTPGEQDYNSILTKLKGTNPDVVFFSGYYPEAGLMLRQKKEMGWNVPFVGGDATNNPDLIKSAGKDAAVGFLLVSPPMPTDLASPEAKAFLDAFKKKYNSLPGSIWSVLAGDGFKVLCEAIKQTGSTDSRKMADYMKTKMKDFPGLTGKLGFNEKGDRVGDVYRLYMVDADGNFVLQQ, translated from the coding sequence ATGAAAAAATGTTTTATGATTGCCCTGGCACTCTGCTTTATGCTGTCAGGTCTTGCTTTGGCAGCAGACACTGTTAAAATCGGTCTTATGGCTCCTCTTACAGGCAAATGGGCCAATGAAGGCCAGGAAATGAAACAGGTTGTTGATCTTCTGGCAGAAGAACTTAATGCAGCAGGCGGTCTTCTGGGAAAAAAGGTTGAGGTTATAAGTGAAGATGATGCAGGTGATCCCCGTCAGGGTGCCCTGGCTGCCCAGCGTCTTTCCACTCAGGGTATTTCATCAGTTATTGGTACCTACGGCTCATCCACTGCCGAAGCTGCCCAGAATATTTATGATGAAAATGACATGATCCAGATAGTAAATGCCTCAACTGCAGTACGCCTTTCAGAAAAGGGACTGGAACTATTCTTCCGCTCCTGTCCAAGAGATGATGAACAGGGTATTGTTGCTGCTAAAACCCTGATTGCCAAAGGCTATAAAAACATTGCTCTTCTTCATGACAATACCAGTTATGCCAAAGGGCTTGCAACAGAAGTAAACCATGAACTGAAAACTATGGGCATTAATCCTGTATTCTTTGATGCCCTTACCCCTGGAGAACAGGATTATAACTCTATTTTAACAAAACTCAAAGGCACTAATCCTGACGTTGTTTTCTTTTCAGGTTATTATCCTGAAGCAGGCCTAATGCTCCGCCAGAAAAAAGAAATGGGATGGAACGTACCTTTTGTCGGCGGTGATGCTACCAATAATCCTGATTTGATTAAAAGTGCAGGAAAAGATGCTGCTGTTGGTTTTCTTCTTGTAAGTCCTCCAATGCCCACAGACCTGGCTTCTCCTGAAGCAAAAGCCTTTTTAGATGCTTTTAAGAAAAAATATAATTCTCTGCCTGGCTCAATCTGGTCGGTTCTTGCAGGAGACGGTTTTAAGGTTCTTTGCGAAGCAATTAAACAGACCGGCAGCACAGACAGCAGGAAAATGGCTGACTACATGAAGACAAAGATGAAAGATTTCCCCGGGCTGACCGGCAAACTGGGCTTTAATGAAAAAGGCGACCGTGTTGGCGATGTTTACCGTTTATATATGGTTGATGCAGATGGTAATTTCGTTCTCCAGCAGTAG
- a CDS encoding OmpA family protein: protein MKKLLSLAGLSFIIIIFMTGCASRGYVDKQLSSALTSEITNIRSEVNENIEDVRKNVEATQEEIKELKAAAQKQQEKIDEKLSLVQDAIVRAEEAHKLAKGKLLYEVTISDESVPFSYKKSELSEDAKAELDIFAKVLIEENNDVYIEIQGHTDNIGSEKYNLELGQARADSVKAYLHTQHNIPLHKLNSFSYGKSMPVAPNDTETGRAKNRRVVLMVME from the coding sequence ATGAAAAAATTATTATCACTGGCTGGTTTATCTTTTATCATCATTATATTTATGACTGGATGTGCCAGCAGGGGCTATGTTGATAAGCAGCTTTCCAGCGCATTAACATCTGAAATCACCAATATCAGATCAGAGGTCAATGAAAATATTGAAGATGTCAGGAAAAATGTTGAAGCAACTCAGGAAGAAATCAAAGAATTAAAAGCTGCTGCCCAAAAACAGCAGGAAAAGATTGATGAAAAACTCAGTCTTGTTCAGGATGCAATTGTAAGAGCAGAAGAGGCGCATAAGCTTGCAAAAGGCAAATTATTGTACGAGGTTACAATCTCTGATGAATCTGTTCCGTTTTCCTATAAAAAAAGTGAACTTTCAGAAGATGCCAAAGCAGAACTGGATATTTTTGCAAAGGTGCTTATTGAAGAAAACAATGATGTTTATATTGAAATTCAAGGTCATACAGACAATATTGGTTCAGAAAAATATAATTTAGAACTTGGTCAGGCCAGGGCAGATTCAGTTAAAGCCTATCTCCACACCCAGCACAATATTCCTTTACACAAGCTTAATTCCTTTTCCTATGGTAAATCCATGCCTGTAGCCCCGAATGATACAGAAACAGGAAGGGCAAAAAACCGAAGAGTAGTTTTAATGGTTATGGAATAA
- a CDS encoding Rid family detoxifying hydrolase, producing the protein MICKVINTDKAPGAIGPYSQAVFSSPLLFVSGQLGMNPGTGDLVSDELSGQARQALDNLCNIVKAAGGSITDIACVDVFITDMKKFGEFNSVYQEFFSEHKPARAVVEVSALPKGACVEIKCIAQIK; encoded by the coding sequence ATGATATGTAAAGTGATTAACACAGACAAAGCCCCTGGTGCTATCGGACCCTATTCCCAGGCTGTTTTTTCATCTCCCCTGCTTTTTGTGAGCGGCCAGCTGGGAATGAATCCTGGTACAGGAGACCTTGTAAGTGATGAACTAAGCGGACAGGCCCGTCAGGCCCTTGACAATCTCTGCAATATTGTAAAAGCTGCAGGAGGCAGTATAACAGATATTGCATGTGTGGATGTATTTATAACAGATATGAAGAAATTTGGGGAATTTAATTCTGTGTATCAGGAATTTTTCTCTGAACACAAACCCGCAAGGGCAGTTGTGGAGGTAAGTGCCCTTCCCAAAGGAGCGTGTGTGGAAATAAAATGTATTGCTCAAATTAAATAA